In Vibrio alfacsensis, the following proteins share a genomic window:
- a CDS encoding AraC family transcriptional regulator yields MNYAIEFHDTHFPFLHVTARKKALKHSLLSVVEGLVIIKLGKQEYAIEPGQYFWIPQDCLSSLTFLPNTRLNRCDFSIRLTDEFPQQAGFFKPSSLLKALVQKLSITQQRDQYQLDLLAVVKHEVLALRPSLNNSPLTNSINQWQPGCEERISRELCLVLTLREARKMKLSGKKQQDIVERLFAGNEEEFEQLCFLVFGEAL; encoded by the coding sequence ATGAACTACGCAATTGAATTTCACGATACACATTTCCCATTTCTGCATGTCACAGCGCGTAAAAAAGCGCTTAAGCACAGTTTACTGTCTGTCGTAGAAGGGCTCGTGATCATCAAATTGGGTAAGCAAGAGTATGCCATTGAACCAGGTCAATACTTTTGGATTCCGCAAGATTGTTTGAGTTCCCTCACTTTTTTACCTAATACCAGATTGAATCGTTGCGACTTTTCAATCCGCCTGACTGACGAATTCCCCCAGCAAGCGGGGTTCTTTAAACCATCAAGTTTACTTAAAGCACTGGTTCAAAAGCTATCTATCACACAACAACGTGACCAATACCAATTGGATTTACTTGCGGTTGTGAAGCATGAAGTATTAGCTCTGAGACCAAGCTTAAACAACTCGCCTCTCACAAACTCGATCAATCAATGGCAGCCAGGCTGTGAAGAGCGCATTTCTCGTGAATTGTGCCTGGTTCTCACATTACGAGAAGCAAGAAAGATGAAGCTATCGGGCAAAAAACAACAAGATATCGTAGAGCGACTATTCGCGGGAAATGAAGAAGAATTTGAGCAACTGTGCTTTTTAGTCTTTGGGGAAGCACTCTAA
- a CDS encoding YnjH family protein, with protein MNLKSRSFIVASMVSVLFSSAALAKSYSTPDAKALIVADSKLGQRVCYYDDKAYTTGAILNVEGVLLLCSDENEFETNGALKWVVFQQDKS; from the coding sequence ATGAACCTAAAATCGAGATCTTTCATCGTCGCGAGTATGGTAAGCGTACTGTTTTCAAGTGCTGCGCTGGCTAAATCTTATAGCACGCCAGATGCCAAGGCCCTTATCGTGGCTGATAGCAAGTTAGGACAACGAGTTTGTTACTACGATGACAAAGCTTATACAACAGGGGCGATATTAAACGTTGAGGGCGTGTTGCTACTGTGTAGCGATGAGAATGAGTTTGAAACCAATGGGGCATTGAAGTGGGTGGTGTTTCAACAAGACAAGAGTTAG
- a CDS encoding YfcZ/YiiS family protein has translation MSIELEQNQVCEACGCAGEMGFIIKEGDDVAEVTIFADSKATLEAELAKYVELAKTVCANVEYNVSALTEESKELKARFKFEVSAEKLIFELKTRSLMR, from the coding sequence ATGAGTATCGAATTAGAACAGAACCAAGTTTGTGAAGCTTGCGGTTGTGCTGGTGAAATGGGCTTTATCATCAAAGAAGGCGACGACGTTGCTGAAGTAACGATTTTCGCAGACTCTAAAGCCACACTAGAAGCAGAATTAGCAAAATACGTTGAATTAGCAAAAACAGTATGTGCAAACGTTGAATACAATGTATCTGCCCTAACTGAAGAGTCTAAAGAACTAAAGGCACGCTTTAAATTTGAAGTAAGTGCAGAAAAGCTAATCTTCGAACTAAAAACTCGCTCTCTAATGCGTTAA
- a CDS encoding heme ABC transporter ATP-binding protein encodes MNHTALSGKNISMQYGNRIVLDDISIDIRAGEVTALLGPNGAGKSTLLKLLCGEIPSQNDIEYFGKQKNDWAPSESAKHIAMLPQHSTLTFPFLAKEVVELGAIPLSITNKETTQLALHYMEQTDVLHLADRLYPALSGGEKQRLHLARVLTQLHQSGERKILMLDEPTSALDLAHQHNTLKIAREAAKQHNAAVVVVLHDLNLASQYSDRLVLLHNGKLVCDDTPWNALTPERIEHVYGYRSIVTKHPTLNFPQVHAAA; translated from the coding sequence ATGAATCACACCGCTTTATCAGGCAAAAATATCTCTATGCAGTACGGCAATCGAATTGTTCTCGATGACATCAGTATTGATATTCGCGCTGGTGAGGTCACCGCCCTATTGGGGCCAAATGGAGCAGGAAAGAGTACACTTCTCAAGCTTCTGTGTGGCGAAATACCATCACAGAATGACATCGAATATTTTGGTAAGCAGAAGAATGACTGGGCTCCGTCTGAAAGTGCTAAACACATTGCGATGCTGCCACAACACAGCACATTAACATTTCCATTTTTAGCCAAAGAAGTGGTCGAGTTAGGTGCTATTCCACTTTCAATAACCAATAAAGAAACAACACAACTGGCTCTGCACTATATGGAACAGACGGATGTGTTACACCTTGCAGATCGCCTTTACCCCGCCCTTTCCGGAGGGGAGAAGCAACGCTTACATCTTGCTCGAGTGCTCACCCAACTTCATCAATCAGGAGAAAGGAAAATACTCATGCTGGATGAACCAACGTCGGCTTTGGATCTTGCCCACCAGCACAACACATTAAAGATCGCTCGCGAAGCAGCGAAACAACACAATGCGGCCGTTGTTGTTGTATTACACGATCTCAATTTAGCTTCACAGTACTCAGACCGCCTTGTGCTGCTTCATAATGGAAAATTAGTTTGTGATGACACGCCATGGAATGCGCTAACGCCTGAACGCATTGAACACGTTTATGGCTATCGTTCGATTGTCACGAAACATCCAACTCTTAACTTTCCACAAGTCCACGCAGCGGCTTAG
- a CDS encoding 1-acyl-sn-glycerol-3-phosphate acyltransferase gives MTTNNDPYIEIRPYNDDEIPAALDRLIQDDEFISAIINHRFNNKASWFKALMAPVLRIYLKAKWSKLNSVEAIQLEVKKYLRDTLNSTTDGVTFSGLDKLDKNTSYLFVSNHRDIAMDPALVNFGLHQSGHRTVRIAIGDNLLKKPCATELMKLNKSFIVKRSVKAPREMMKALGQLSGYIKHSLETGNSIWIAQKEGRAKDGNDFTDPAILKMFHVEGRKQKVSFGEYTRSLKIVPVSISYQNDPCDIAKAKELYEKAENGRYEKGEFEDIESIIQGIIGYKGKVHVAFGEVIDQEFETPDALANEIDRQIHNNYRVFPINLLAAGREDESITDSVKSQLAEKLQQLPTGAQTYLVASYANPVNNQEV, from the coding sequence ATGACAACCAATAACGATCCTTATATTGAAATTCGTCCATATAACGACGATGAAATTCCTGCTGCTTTGGATCGATTGATCCAAGATGATGAGTTCATTAGTGCAATTATAAACCATCGCTTTAATAACAAAGCGAGCTGGTTTAAAGCATTGATGGCCCCAGTGCTTCGTATTTACTTGAAAGCGAAGTGGAGCAAATTGAACTCTGTTGAGGCGATTCAACTGGAGGTAAAGAAATACCTTCGAGATACGCTAAACTCGACGACAGACGGCGTCACATTTTCTGGTTTAGATAAGCTAGATAAGAATACTTCATATCTCTTTGTCTCCAATCACCGCGACATCGCGATGGATCCTGCTTTAGTGAATTTTGGTTTGCACCAAAGTGGACACCGAACGGTGCGCATTGCGATTGGCGATAACTTATTGAAAAAACCATGTGCAACAGAGCTTATGAAGCTCAACAAAAGCTTTATCGTTAAGCGCTCAGTAAAAGCGCCTCGTGAAATGATGAAAGCGCTAGGGCAATTGTCAGGCTACATCAAGCACTCGTTAGAGACGGGCAACTCTATCTGGATTGCACAGAAAGAGGGCCGAGCGAAAGATGGCAATGATTTTACCGATCCTGCCATTTTGAAAATGTTCCACGTAGAGGGACGTAAGCAAAAGGTCAGTTTTGGTGAGTACACGCGTTCATTGAAAATCGTACCGGTATCAATTTCATATCAAAATGATCCGTGTGACATTGCGAAAGCAAAAGAACTGTATGAAAAAGCAGAAAATGGTCGTTATGAAAAAGGTGAATTTGAGGATATCGAGAGCATCATTCAAGGCATTATCGGTTACAAAGGGAAAGTTCATGTCGCGTTTGGCGAGGTGATTGACCAAGAGTTTGAAACTCCAGACGCGTTAGCTAATGAAATCGACCGCCAAATTCATAACAACTACCGAGTATTCCCGATCAATCTGCTTGCGGCGGGACGAGAGGATGAAAGCATCACGGATTCTGTAAAGTCTCAACTAGCAGAGAAATTGCAGCAGCTGCCAACGGGGGCTCAAACTTATTTAGTTGCAAGTTATGCCAACCCGGTCAACAACCAAGAGGTTTAA
- a CDS encoding TetR/AcrR family transcriptional regulator → MPKRSKEDTEITIQKIMDAVVDQLLRLGYDKMSYTTLSQQTGVSRTGISHHFPKKTDFTAALDGRIFKMFVEHLEFDNGLDAFSDSWIKALEDPEFLAILRLLFHHIVTSESAHEFAANGIDRLYKVVESQFGENSAKELEWLIGRSLIQMSK, encoded by the coding sequence ATGCCAAAGCGTAGTAAAGAAGATACTGAAATCACGATCCAAAAGATTATGGATGCCGTTGTCGATCAACTTCTAAGACTTGGTTACGACAAAATGTCTTATACCACATTAAGCCAACAGACAGGGGTATCGCGTACGGGCATTAGCCACCATTTCCCGAAGAAAACAGATTTTACTGCTGCATTAGATGGTCGTATTTTCAAAATGTTCGTAGAGCATTTGGAATTTGATAATGGATTAGATGCATTCTCTGATAGTTGGATTAAAGCGCTTGAGGATCCTGAATTCTTAGCAATTTTACGTTTGTTATTCCATCACATTGTGACGTCTGAAAGTGCTCATGAATTTGCCGCAAACGGTATAGACCGTCTTTACAAAGTCGTTGAAAGCCAGTTTGGGGAAAACAGTGCAAAAGAGTTAGAGTGGCTGATTGGACGCTCCTTGATTCAGATGAGCAAATAG